One genomic segment of Chelonia mydas isolate rCheMyd1 chromosome 1, rCheMyd1.pri.v2, whole genome shotgun sequence includes these proteins:
- the AGPAT3 gene encoding 1-acyl-sn-glycerol-3-phosphate acyltransferase gamma, translating into MGLIAFLKTQFIVHLLIGFVFVVSGLIINFVQLCTLILWPINKQFYRRINCRLAYSLWSQLVMLLEWWSGTECTLFSDQATVDKFGKEHVIIILNHNFEIDFLCGWTMTERFGVLGSSKVLAKKELLYVPLIGWTWYFLEIVFCKRKWEEDRDTVIKGLKCLSDYPEYMWFLLYCEGTRFTETKHRISMEVAESKGLPKLKYHLLPRTKGFTTAVQCLRGTVSAVYDVTLNFRGNKNPSLLGILYGKKYEADMCVRRFPLEDIPVDEKEAANWLHKLYQEKDALQEMYNQEGIFPGQQFKPPRRPWTLLNFLFWATVLLSPLFTFGFGIFASGSPLLILAFLGFVGAASFGVRRLIGVTEIEKGSSYGNQEFKKKE; encoded by the exons ATGGGCTTAATTGCATTTTTGAAGACCCAGTTTATAGTTCATCTCCTCATTGGGTTTGTCTTCGTTGTGAGTGGGTTGATCATTAACTTCGTCCAACTATGCACACTAATCCTCTGGCCTATAAACAAGCAGTTTTATCGCCGAATAAACTGTCGCCTTGCCTATTCACTCTGGAGCC AGTTAGTAATGTTGCTGGAATGGTGGTCAGGCACAGAGTGCACTTTATTCTCAGACCAGGCCACAGTGGATAAATTTGGAAAAGAACATGTGATCATCATCTTGAATCACAACTTTGAAATTGACTTCTTGTGTGGTTGGACCATGACTGAACGCTTTGGAGTGTTGGGG AGTTCCAAAGTTCTTGCTAAGAAAGAACTGTTGTATGTGCCCTTGATTGGTTGGACGTGGTACTTCCTTGAGATCGTTTTCTGCAAAAGGAAATGGGAAGAAGACAGAGATACAGTTATTAAGGGATTAAAATGTTTGTCTGATTATCCTGAATATATGTgg TTTCTCCTGTATTGTGAAGGAACTCGTTTTACAGAAACCAAGCATCGTATCAGCATGGAGGTGGCTGAATCCAAAGGGTTGCCTAAATTGAAATATCATCTGTTGCCCAGAACCAAAGGTTTCACCACTGCTGTCCAGTGTCTCAGGGGAACAG TTTCAGCAGTGTACGATGTAACACTAAACTTCAGAGGAAACAAGAACCCATCTTTATTAGGAATCCTTTATGGAAAGAAATATGAAGCAGATATGTGTGTAAG GAGATTTCCTCTTGAAGATATCCCTGTAGATGAAAAGGAAGCTGCAAACTGGCTTCATAAACTGTACCAGGAGAAG gaTGCTTTACAAGAGATGTATAATCAGGAAGGCATATTTCCCGGCCAACAGTTTAAACCTCCTAGAAGACCATGGACTCTGCTAAACTTCCTCTTCTGGGCTACTGTCCTGCTCTCTCCTCTCTTCACATTTGGTTTTGGAATTTTTGCAAGTGGATCACCCCTTCTTATCCTTGCATTCCTGGGGTTTGTTGGAGCAG CTTCCTTTGGAGTTCGTAGACTGATAGGAGTAACCGAAATAGAAAAAGGCTCCAGCTATGGCAACCAAGAATTCAAGAAAAAGGAATAA